CTGCATCCGCGCCCGTCGCGGAGCCGTCGCCGGCCGCGGAGCCCGCGCCCGCCCCGCCCGCCGCGCCCGCTCCCGCGCCTACTCCACCCGCTCCCGCGCCGGCCGCGCCCGCCACCGATGAACGCCCCCGGGAGCCGTCGCCGCCCCGCGAGGACGACGACGACGGCGACGGGGCCGGCGATCTCGTGCTGTCCCCGGTCGTCCGCAAGCTGCTCAAGGAGCACGACCTCGAGCCCGGCCAGATCGAGGGCAGTGGCCAGGGCGGTCGCATCACGCGCGCCGACGTGCTCGCGTACATCGACCAGGGGGGGACGACGTCGGGGGTGGCCGCGCCCGCACCGGCACCCGCGGTCCCCCGTTCGCCGGAGCCCGCGCCGGTGGCGGCGCCCGCGCCCGAGAGGCAGCCGGCACCGCAGGCACCGCAGGCGCCGCAGGCACAGCCGGCACCGCAGCCGCAGCCGGAACGACCGGTGCCGGTCGCAGCCCGCCCAGGCACCGACGACGAGACGGTGCCGTTCACCAACATCCGGCGCCGCACCGCGGAGCACATGGTGCGGTCCAAGGCCACGTCGGCGCACGTGCTCACCGCGATCGAGGTCGACTTCGAGCGCGTCGACCGGGTGCGCCGCGCCGTCCGCGACGAGTTCAAGGCGCGCGAGGGGTTCAGCCTCACCTACCTGCCGTTCATCGCGCGGGCGGTCGTCGACGCGCTGCACGAGTTCCCCAAGCTGAACGCGTCGGTGGGCGACGACGCGCTCGTCGTCCACCACCGCATCCATCTCGGGATCGCGGTCGACCTCAACTTCGAGGGCCTGCTCGTGCCCGTCATCCGCGACGCCCAGGACATGCGCATGCCGGCGATCGCCCGCGAGGTCTCGGAGCTCGCCGCCAAGGCCCGCTCCAAGCAGCTGAGCGCGGACGACATCTCGGGCGGCACGTTCACCATCACCAACCCGGGCCCGTTCGGCACGTTCATCACCGCGCCCGTGATCAACCAGCCGCAGGTGGCGATCCTGTCCACCGACGGCGTGAAGAAGAAGCCCGTCGCGATCGAGCTGCCGGACGGCTCCGACTCGATCGCCGTCCACCCGGTCGGGATGCTCGCGCTCACCTTCGACCATCGGGCCAACGACGGCGCCTACGCGTCGGCGTTCCTGGCCAAGTGCCGCGACATCATCGAGACGCGCGACTGGTCACAGGAGCTCTGAGCGTGCTGCACGCGCGCTGGCTCGGACGCGTGCGCTACCGCGACGCGCACGCGCTCCAGCACGCCCTGTTCGAGCACGCGGACGACTACCTGCTCCTCCTCGAGCACCCGCACGTCTACACGCTCGGCGTGCGCGCCTCGCTCGACCATGTGCTCGTGCCGCCCGCGTCGGTGGGGGCCGAGCTGGTCGAGACCGATCGCGGTGGCGACGTGACGTACCACGGCCCCGGCCAGCTGGTCGGCTACCCGATCCTCGGTGTGCCCATGGGCCCCGACGCCACGCCGCGCTACGTGCATGGCGTGGAGCAGCTCGTGATCGACGTCCTCACCGATCTCGGCCTGCCGCATGCGGGCCGCGCCGAGGGCTATCCCGGGG
The DNA window shown above is from Actinomycetota bacterium and carries:
- a CDS encoding 2-oxo acid dehydrogenase subunit E2, whose product is MADITMPQLGETVTEGTITKWFKQVGDQVAEDEVLFEVSTDKVDSEVPSPSGGYVTEILVQEGETVDVGTRLAVIADAPPSGGAASAPVAEPSPAAEPAPAPPAAPAPAPTPPAPAPAAPATDERPREPSPPREDDDDGDGAGDLVLSPVVRKLLKEHDLEPGQIEGSGQGGRITRADVLAYIDQGGTTSGVAAPAPAPAVPRSPEPAPVAAPAPERQPAPQAPQAPQAQPAPQPQPERPVPVAARPGTDDETVPFTNIRRRTAEHMVRSKATSAHVLTAIEVDFERVDRVRRAVRDEFKAREGFSLTYLPFIARAVVDALHEFPKLNASVGDDALVVHHRIHLGIAVDLNFEGLLVPVIRDAQDMRMPAIAREVSELAAKARSKQLSADDISGGTFTITNPGPFGTFITAPVINQPQVAILSTDGVKKKPVAIELPDGSDSIAVHPVGMLALTFDHRANDGAYASAFLAKCRDIIETRDWSQEL